The following are from one region of the Halarcobacter sp. genome:
- a CDS encoding Crp/Fnr family transcriptional regulator: MIKTKEAIKSISLFSHLSDSELDLVASMSEISSYNAKTVLFYETETTDRLLFLIDGLLKVYKIDKYDNEIFLYYVYPNSMISELSNLQDNKINCFSNSEFLRDSTILSIDFNRFKKEFLAQNELILKFINELIYKNQQLQCIINRELVFDATSKVAFMLINDLDMFNQLKRTEVALLLHIQPETLSRVLKRLVRNETIMVEKSNVVILKEEELKSIYLGI, translated from the coding sequence ATGATTAAAACAAAAGAAGCAATAAAATCAATAAGTTTATTTTCACATTTGTCAGATAGTGAGTTAGATTTAGTAGCATCAATGTCAGAAATCTCTTCATATAATGCAAAAACAGTACTTTTCTATGAAACTGAAACTACAGACAGATTATTATTTTTAATTGATGGACTTTTAAAAGTTTATAAAATAGATAAATACGATAATGAAATATTTTTATATTATGTTTATCCAAACTCTATGATATCTGAATTATCTAATTTACAAGATAATAAAATAAACTGTTTTTCAAATAGTGAATTTTTAAGAGATAGTACCATTTTATCAATTGATTTTAACAGGTTTAAAAAAGAGTTTTTGGCACAAAATGAATTAATATTAAAATTTATTAATGAGTTGATTTATAAAAACCAACAATTACAATGTATTATAAATAGGGAATTGGTTTTTGATGCAACTTCAAAAGTTGCCTTTATGTTAATAAATGATTTGGATATGTTTAACCAATTAAAAAGAACAGAAGTTGCATTGCTTCTTCATATTCAGCCTGAAACCTTATCAAGGGTTTTAAAAAGATTAGTTAGAAATGAAACTATAATGGTAGAAAAAAGTAATGTTGTAATTTTAAAAGAAGAAGAATTGAAAAGTATATACTTAGGGATATAA
- a CDS encoding peroxiredoxin, translated as MLEVGQTAPEFCALNQDDIEICSRDLLGKWIVLYFYPKDMTPGCINEACDFTAAEPEFDKLDAIILGVSPDDTKKHRNFIEKKELSITLLADVEKKMCEAYEVWQLKKFMGKEFMGVVRTTFIINPEGKIAALWDKVSVRKKKTVKGEKIEILHANEVKEKLEELQGK; from the coding sequence ATGTTAGAAGTTGGTCAAACTGCACCAGAATTTTGTGCTTTAAATCAAGATGATATAGAAATATGTTCAAGAGACCTATTAGGAAAATGGATTGTTTTATATTTTTATCCAAAAGATATGACTCCTGGTTGTATAAATGAGGCTTGTGATTTTACAGCAGCAGAACCAGAATTTGATAAATTAGATGCAATAATCTTAGGTGTAAGCCCTGATGACACGAAAAAACACAGAAATTTTATTGAGAAAAAAGAATTATCGATTACACTTTTAGCTGATGTTGAGAAAAAAATGTGTGAAGCATATGAAGTTTGGCAACTTAAAAAATTTATGGGAAAAGAGTTTATGGGTGTAGTTAGAACTACATTTATAATAAATCCTGAGGGTAAAATAGCTGCTTTATGGGATAAAGTAAGTGTTAGAAAGAAAAAAACTGTAAAAGGTGAAAAAATAGAAATACTTCATGCTAATGAAGTTAAAGAAAAATTAGAAGAGTTACAAGGAAAATAA
- a CDS encoding type IV pili methyl-accepting chemotaxis transducer N-terminal domain-containing protein, translating into MKKIGVSQKIKILGALLFTSIFCVIVITIYLNQKNIKDATIVNIAGKQRMLTQRITKNIFYLYQTRANNFSEIDNAIDEFKYGLDTLKNGNDLLKISEAPTASLANQISKVSVMWATFEKNTIEFKKAVLTNDIEKLNSILEYIYQTNNKLLEEVDEIVTLYTEYIEQKTAFIKNFQYLAFSFLFIFSLYSLIQLRQIESHANEFLEKYKKISSSDITEIEPIEIESEKEFVEMADNINFFINKVNSAMNYSEVALEQSRLASEKLQDLTDEFENIIDDLENKSDIIKSIDRSEDIAIESSDNLIKTTKKLNDLKKQLDSILKEVENKS; encoded by the coding sequence ATGAAAAAAATAGGTGTAAGTCAAAAAATAAAGATTTTAGGTGCATTGCTCTTTACTTCAATATTTTGTGTAATTGTCATAACAATATATTTAAATCAAAAAAATATAAAAGATGCCACAATTGTAAATATTGCAGGAAAACAAAGAATGTTAACCCAAAGAATTACAAAAAATATTTTTTATCTTTATCAAACAAGAGCAAACAATTTCTCAGAAATTGATAATGCAATTGATGAATTTAAATATGGTTTGGATACTTTAAAAAATGGAAATGATTTGCTAAAAATTTCAGAAGCACCAACTGCAAGTTTGGCAAATCAAATCTCAAAAGTAAGTGTAATGTGGGCAACTTTTGAAAAAAATACAATTGAGTTTAAAAAAGCAGTATTAACTAATGATATAGAAAAATTAAACTCTATATTGGAGTATATATATCAAACTAATAACAAGCTTCTTGAAGAGGTAGATGAGATTGTAACTTTATATACAGAATATATAGAGCAAAAAACTGCATTTATCAAAAACTTTCAATATTTGGCATTTTCATTTTTATTTATATTCTCTTTATATTCTTTAATTCAGTTAAGACAAATAGAAAGTCATGCAAATGAGTTTCTTGAAAAATATAAAAAAATTAGTTCTTCTGATATAACTGAGATAGAGCCAATTGAGATAGAATCTGAAAAAGAGTTTGTTGAGATGGCAGACAATATTAATTTCTTTATTAATAAAGTTAATTCAGCTATGAATTACTCAGAAGTTGCTTTAGAACAATCTAGATTAGCTTCGGAAAAACTTCAAGATTTAACTGATGAGTTTGAAAATATTATTGATGATTTAGAAAATAAATCTGATATCATAAAAAGTATTGATAGAAGTGAAGATATTGCAATTGAGTCTTCTGATAACTTAATAAAAACTACAAAAAAATTAAATGATTTAAAAAAGCAATTAGATAGTATTTTAAAAGAAGTAGAAAATAAAAGTTAA
- a CDS encoding FAD-linked oxidase C-terminal domain-containing protein — translation MIEQKHIDYFVDVVGKENVYSDKAHKIAYCYDATKERFEPDAVVFPRDEQDISKVLKYCNEEKIVIVPRGAGSGFTGGALPSNGGIILSLERHMNKLLEIDMENMVGVVQPGLINMQFQKAVEEVGLFYPPDPASEEYSTLGGNVSENAGGMRAAKYGITKDYVVALRAVLPNGEIITAGKKTIKDVAGYNTAGILIASEGTLAVITEITLKLIPKPKFKQTYMGVFPDVNKAMNAVFKSLASGANPVAMEFLDTLVIKALKQKFPQVELPENAGGVLVGDVDGSSEAEINAQLETLKESFANNGSIDFIVAKDEEHGKSLWFARRNASPATAIYGTKKLNEDISVPRSKLPEALDSIYAIGEKYGFNVPCFGHAGDGNIHVNVMVKDKNNSKEMEDGHKAIEEIFQLVVDMGGTLSGEHGIGLSKAPFMNIAFNEAEIELFKSIKKAFDPNNILNPFKMGL, via the coding sequence ATGATAGAACAAAAACATATTGACTACTTTGTAGATGTTGTTGGAAAAGAGAATGTCTATAGTGATAAAGCACATAAAATAGCTTATTGTTATGATGCAACAAAAGAGAGATTTGAACCTGATGCAGTTGTTTTTCCAAGGGATGAACAAGATATTTCAAAAGTACTTAAATATTGTAACGAAGAAAAAATAGTAATTGTTCCTAGAGGAGCAGGAAGTGGCTTCACAGGTGGAGCACTTCCATCTAATGGTGGAATTATATTATCATTAGAAAGACATATGAATAAACTTCTAGAAATTGATATGGAAAATATGGTTGGAGTTGTTCAACCAGGACTTATAAATATGCAGTTTCAAAAAGCAGTTGAAGAGGTTGGTTTATTTTACCCACCAGATCCAGCAAGTGAAGAATACTCAACTTTAGGTGGAAATGTATCTGAAAATGCAGGTGGGATGAGAGCTGCGAAATATGGTATTACAAAAGATTATGTGGTTGCATTAAGAGCTGTATTACCAAACGGTGAAATAATAACAGCAGGTAAAAAAACTATTAAAGATGTTGCAGGATATAACACCGCTGGTATCCTAATTGCCAGTGAAGGTACACTGGCTGTTATTACAGAAATCACTTTAAAACTTATTCCAAAACCAAAGTTCAAACAAACATATATGGGTGTTTTTCCTGATGTAAATAAAGCTATGAATGCAGTATTTAAATCACTAGCAAGTGGAGCAAATCCAGTTGCAATGGAGTTCTTAGATACTTTAGTTATCAAAGCTTTAAAACAAAAATTTCCACAAGTTGAACTTCCTGAAAATGCAGGTGGAGTTTTAGTTGGAGATGTTGATGGTTCTTCAGAAGCTGAAATCAATGCTCAACTTGAAACATTAAAAGAATCATTTGCAAACAATGGGTCAATTGACTTTATAGTTGCAAAAGATGAAGAACATGGAAAATCTCTATGGTTTGCAAGAAGAAATGCAAGTCCAGCCACAGCAATCTATGGAACAAAAAAACTAAATGAAGATATTTCTGTTCCAAGATCTAAGCTTCCAGAAGCTCTTGATTCAATCTATGCAATAGGTGAAAAATATGGATTTAATGTTCCATGTTTTGGTCATGCAGGTGATGGAAATATTCACGTAAATGTAATGGTAAAAGATAAAAACAACTCTAAAGAGATGGAAGATGGCCACAAAGCTATTGAAGAGATTTTCCAATTAGTTGTTGATATGGGTGGAACTTTATCAGGTGAACATGGAATTGGTTTATCAAAAGCTCCATTTATGAATATTGCTTTTAATGAAGCAGAAATAGAATTATTTAAAAGTATAAAAAAAGCATTTGACCCAAATAACATTTTAAATCCATTTAAAATGGGTCTTTAA
- a CDS encoding nitrous oxide-stimulated promoter family protein — protein sequence MKKDKFKKEINTLKIFFELYCKTNHKAQNSFNNIIKYQDFTLNNEITLCNDCKKLFDYSVNKLQNCPHEEKPRCRKCPNPCYEKDQWKALAKIMRSSGLKLGLLKIKNLFS from the coding sequence ATGAAAAAAGATAAATTTAAAAAAGAGATAAACACTTTAAAAATTTTTTTTGAACTTTATTGTAAAACAAATCATAAAGCTCAAAATAGTTTTAATAATATTATTAAATATCAAGATTTTACTTTAAACAATGAGATTACACTATGTAATGACTGTAAAAAATTATTTGACTATAGTGTAAATAAACTACAAAATTGCCCCCATGAAGAAAAACCAAGATGTAGAAAATGTCCCAATCCATGTTATGAAAAAGATCAATGGAAAGCTTTAGCTAAAATCATGAGAAGTAGTGGTTTAAAGTTAGGATTACTAAAAATAAAAAATCTGTTTTCTTAA
- the napA gene encoding nitrate reductase catalytic subunit NapA, giving the protein MSLSRRDFLKSSAAASAAAAVGMSVPSNLSAATQTAEAGWRWDKAACRFCGTGCGIMMATKNGKIVAVKGDPAAPVNRGLNCIKGYFNAKIMYGADRLKTPLLRVNAKGEFDKNGKFAPVSWQRAFDEMEIHIKKALKASGPEGVGVFASGQYTIMEGYAAQKMMKAGFRSNAIDPNARHCMASAVVGFYQTFGIDEPSGCYDDIELTDTVVSWGSNMAEMHPILWSRVTDRKLSNPDNVKVVNISTYRHRTSDLADMEIIFTPNTDLALWNYIAHEIVYNHPEAIDWDFVKKHIIFAASPVNMGYGMRRTGEKSLKDGKYSDKEMETISKEMKKTVSETEAPALAPYGYKAGDVMENNPAGLKHWEISFEEYKKFLEPYTLDYVAKISKGNPDEDIEVFKKKLKDLASLYIQKDRKVVSFWTMGMNQHTRGTWVNTLAYNVHFLLNKQAKPGSGAFSLTGQPSACGTAREVGTFCHRLPADMMVANGAHRKIVENKWQIPEGTLNPVGNQHIMKIHRDIEDGVVKFAWVNVCNPYQDTASASHWIKAARQMDNFIVCSDGYPGISAKVSDLILPSAMIYEKWGAYGNAERRTQHWRQQVLPIGDSMSDTWQWVELSKRFKIKDLWGEYTLRNGKKLPDVIAKAKEMGYDENTTMYDILFANKEAKSYKLNAEDPIQKGFDNTEGFGDNRNVLGSDGEVWKGYGFFIQKYLFEEYAWFGRGHAHDLADFDTYHRVRGLKWPVVDGKETQWRFNTKYDPYAKKYGKETGHTDFAFYGKLAKALPSGDLLGVKNKTKTALKNKAKIFARPYMDPPEVPNEEYPLWLSTGRVLEHWHSGTMTMRVPELYRAVPEALCYMHPEDAKKHDLKQGGLCWVESRRGKVKARVETRGRNRPSRGLVFVPWFDEKVFINKVCLDATCPQSKQTDFKKCAVKIYKA; this is encoded by the coding sequence ATGTCACTTTCAAGAAGAGATTTTCTAAAAAGCTCTGCTGCAGCATCTGCCGCAGCAGCAGTTGGCATGAGTGTACCTAGTAATCTAAGTGCAGCTACTCAAACAGCTGAAGCTGGATGGAGATGGGATAAGGCTGCATGTAGATTTTGCGGTACAGGTTGTGGAATCATGATGGCAACAAAAAATGGAAAAATTGTTGCAGTAAAAGGAGATCCAGCAGCACCAGTAAATAGAGGATTAAATTGTATTAAAGGATACTTTAATGCAAAAATCATGTATGGTGCAGACAGATTAAAAACTCCACTTTTAAGAGTAAATGCAAAAGGTGAGTTTGACAAAAATGGAAAATTTGCTCCTGTATCTTGGCAAAGAGCTTTTGATGAAATGGAGATTCATATCAAAAAAGCTTTAAAAGCTTCAGGACCAGAAGGTGTTGGTGTATTTGCATCTGGGCAATATACAATTATGGAAGGTTATGCAGCTCAAAAAATGATGAAAGCTGGATTTAGATCAAATGCTATTGATCCAAATGCAAGACACTGTATGGCTTCAGCTGTTGTTGGTTTTTATCAAACATTTGGAATTGATGAACCTAGTGGTTGTTATGATGATATTGAACTTACAGATACAGTTGTATCATGGGGTTCAAATATGGCTGAAATGCACCCTATTTTATGGTCAAGGGTTACAGATAGAAAATTATCAAACCCAGACAATGTAAAAGTTGTAAATATTTCAACTTATAGACATAGAACTTCTGATTTAGCAGATATGGAGATTATATTTACTCCAAATACTGACTTAGCTTTATGGAACTATATTGCCCATGAAATAGTTTATAATCATCCAGAAGCTATTGATTGGGATTTTGTTAAAAAACATATAATTTTTGCAGCAAGTCCAGTTAATATGGGTTATGGTATGAGAAGAACTGGAGAAAAATCTCTAAAAGATGGTAAATACTCTGATAAAGAGATGGAAACTATTTCTAAAGAGATGAAAAAAACAGTATCAGAAACTGAAGCACCAGCATTAGCTCCATATGGTTATAAAGCTGGAGATGTTATGGAAAATAATCCAGCAGGATTAAAACACTGGGAAATCTCTTTTGAAGAGTATAAAAAATTCCTTGAACCATACACTTTAGACTATGTAGCAAAAATATCTAAAGGTAATCCAGATGAAGATATTGAAGTATTTAAGAAAAAACTTAAAGATTTAGCTTCTTTATATATTCAAAAAGACAGAAAAGTTGTTTCATTCTGGACAATGGGTATGAATCAACACACAAGAGGTACATGGGTTAATACTTTAGCTTATAACGTACACTTCTTATTAAATAAACAAGCAAAACCTGGTTCTGGAGCATTTTCACTTACTGGACAACCAAGTGCATGTGGTACAGCAAGGGAAGTAGGAACATTCTGTCACAGATTACCTGCTGATATGATGGTTGCAAATGGTGCTCATAGAAAAATTGTTGAAAATAAATGGCAAATTCCAGAAGGAACATTAAACCCAGTTGGAAATCAACACATTATGAAAATCCATAGAGATATTGAAGATGGTGTAGTAAAATTTGCGTGGGTTAATGTTTGTAATCCTTATCAAGATACTGCAAGTGCAAGCCACTGGATAAAAGCAGCTAGACAAATGGATAATTTTATCGTTTGTTCAGATGGGTATCCAGGTATTTCTGCAAAAGTATCTGACCTTATTTTACCTTCAGCAATGATTTATGAAAAATGGGGAGCTTATGGTAATGCAGAAAGAAGAACTCAACACTGGAGACAACAAGTATTACCAATAGGTGATTCTATGTCTGATACTTGGCAATGGGTTGAATTATCAAAAAGATTTAAAATAAAAGATTTATGGGGTGAATACACTCTAAGAAATGGTAAAAAACTTCCAGATGTAATTGCAAAAGCTAAAGAGATGGGATATGATGAAAATACAACTATGTATGATATCCTTTTTGCAAACAAAGAAGCAAAAAGCTATAAACTAAATGCTGAAGATCCTATCCAAAAAGGATTTGATAATACTGAAGGATTTGGTGATAACAGAAATGTTCTTGGAAGTGATGGAGAAGTTTGGAAAGGTTATGGTTTCTTTATCCAAAAATATCTATTTGAAGAATACGCTTGGTTTGGTAGAGGTCATGCACACGATTTAGCTGACTTTGATACTTATCATAGAGTAAGAGGACTTAAATGGCCAGTTGTAGATGGTAAAGAGACTCAATGGAGATTTAATACTAAATATGACCCATATGCAAAAAAATATGGAAAAGAGACTGGACATACAGATTTCGCATTTTATGGAAAACTTGCAAAAGCTCTTCCTAGTGGAGACCTTTTAGGTGTTAAAAATAAAACTAAAACTGCATTAAAAAACAAAGCAAAAATATTTGCTAGACCATATATGGATCCACCAGAAGTACCAAATGAAGAATATCCATTATGGTTAAGTACAGGTAGAGTTTTAGAACATTGGCATAGTGGAACTATGACAATGAGAGTTCCAGAACTTTATAGAGCTGTTCCGGAAGCACTTTGTTATATGCACCCAGAAGATGCAAAAAAACATGACCTAAAACAAGGTGGATTATGTTGGGTTGAATCTAGACGTGGAAAAGTAAAAGCTAGAGTTGAAACAAGGGGAAGAAACAGACCTTCTAGAGGATTAGTATTTGTACCTTGGTTTGATGAGAAAGTATTTATTAACAAAGTATGTTTAGATGCAACTTGTCCGCAGTCAAAACAAACAGACTTTAAAAAATGTGCAGTTAAGATTTATAAAGCATAA
- a CDS encoding YihY/virulence factor BrkB family protein, giving the protein MEENDFVKKPIKSLLKILDSFFNDDTTYYAASLSFFTIFSLLPIIALLIYIISSLELIQGYLDVFINYIFDILNPTHSKEFLEAFKNYISNSNKLGIIGVLYMLFVFIMFFKDYEYIVNKIHKAKRKPLLQSFFFYLIFLVTLPLMLAALNIALSFYENTIFNWFITFIFAWFIFFGLFKLSVNKYISSKAAAISSLFTLIVLSITKNLFVYYVVYNKTYSTIYGSLAILLFSFFWIYISWVIYLYGIKMCHKLNILEESKKLKN; this is encoded by the coding sequence ATGGAAGAGAATGATTTTGTAAAAAAACCAATCAAGAGTCTATTAAAAATTTTAGACTCTTTTTTTAATGATGATACTACATATTATGCAGCAAGTCTTAGTTTCTTTACAATCTTCTCTTTACTTCCAATTATCGCCCTACTTATTTATATAATCTCAAGCTTAGAATTAATTCAAGGGTATTTAGATGTATTTATCAATTATATATTTGATATTTTAAACCCTACCCATTCAAAAGAGTTCTTAGAAGCTTTTAAAAACTATATTTCAAACTCAAATAAACTAGGTATTATTGGTGTACTTTATATGTTATTTGTATTTATTATGTTTTTTAAAGATTATGAATATATAGTAAATAAAATACATAAAGCAAAAAGAAAACCTCTATTACAATCTTTTTTCTTTTATCTTATTTTTTTAGTTACACTTCCACTTATGTTAGCTGCACTTAATATCGCACTATCATTTTATGAAAATACAATATTTAACTGGTTTATCACTTTTATATTTGCTTGGTTTATCTTTTTTGGTTTATTTAAATTGAGTGTAAACAAATATATCTCATCAAAAGCTGCTGCAATATCTTCACTATTTACTTTAATAGTATTGTCTATTACTAAAAATTTATTTGTGTATTATGTGGTTTATAATAAAACTTATTCAACTATTTATGGTTCTTTGGCTATTTTATTGTTTTCTTTTTTCTGGATTTATATTTCGTGGGTTATATATCTTTATGGGATAAAAATGTGCCATAAACTAAATATTCTAGAAGAGAGTAAAAAATTAAAAAATTAA
- the cmoA gene encoding carboxy-S-adenosyl-L-methionine synthase CmoA, whose translation MTDKVFEKTINKQFEFDEEVASVFDDMLNRSVPFYKEMQRLTINFGLNFLEKDDKVYDLGCSTASTLIELAKHSPFPLELIGIDNSEAMLSRAKKKAKAFGVDIKLINEDLHNISYDNAKLIISNYTLQFIRPLQREKLVKKIYDSLEENGIFIFCEKVISSDKILGKQYIDEYYEFKKTQGYSEFEIAQKREALENVLIPYTEEENKKMILDAGFSHCETLFKWVNFSTFIAIKK comes from the coding sequence ATGACAGATAAGGTATTTGAAAAAACAATTAACAAACAGTTTGAATTTGATGAAGAGGTAGCATCAGTATTTGATGATATGCTAAATCGTTCAGTTCCATTTTATAAAGAGATGCAAAGACTAACAATAAATTTTGGTCTAAATTTTCTAGAAAAAGATGATAAAGTTTATGATTTAGGATGTTCTACAGCTTCAACACTAATTGAACTTGCAAAGCACTCCCCTTTTCCTCTTGAATTAATAGGAATTGATAACTCTGAAGCTATGCTTTCTCGTGCAAAAAAGAAAGCTAAAGCATTTGGTGTAGATATTAAACTTATAAATGAGGATTTACATAATATCTCTTATGATAATGCAAAATTAATCATTTCTAATTATACACTTCAATTTATCAGACCCCTACAAAGAGAAAAGTTAGTTAAAAAAATTTATGATAGCCTTGAAGAAAATGGTATTTTTATCTTTTGTGAAAAAGTTATCTCTTCAGATAAAATACTTGGAAAACAATATATAGATGAGTATTATGAATTTAAAAAAACTCAAGGTTATAGTGAATTTGAGATTGCACAAAAAAGAGAAGCTTTAGAAAATGTTTTAATACCTTATACTGAAGAAGAAAATAAAAAAATGATTTTAGATGCTGGATTTAGCCATTGTGAAACACTTTTTAAGTGGGTAAACTTCAGCACCTTTATTGCAATAAAAAAATAA
- the moaA gene encoding GTP 3',8-cyclase MoaA — translation MLIDKYNREIDYLRISVTQRCNFRCQYCMPEKPFEWTPKEDLLTYEEMFKFIKISIDNGIKKIRITGGEPLVRDDLYKLIEMISSYKHDIDLALTTNGYLLKQQIPKLKKAGLKRVNISIDSLEKETFGYLTKKDVLSKVLEGIDLAINSGIKVKLNSVILKNINENEIINLYNFAKNKNIQIRYIEYMENENAYSNLKTLSSKEILKTIKNITNIKEVDSKVNSAAKIYEDEDGYCFGIIEPYDDSFCKTCNRIRLSANGDLIPCLYYEDSSNIKNSLEDDKKIVNIIKEVIAKRPEKNKWSYSNKLEKVEKEISSRAFYFTGG, via the coding sequence ATGCTTATTGATAAATACAATAGAGAAATCGATTATCTTCGAATTTCAGTCACTCAAAGATGCAACTTTAGATGCCAATACTGCATGCCTGAAAAACCTTTTGAATGGACTCCTAAAGAGGATTTGTTAACTTATGAAGAGATGTTTAAATTTATAAAAATTTCAATAGACAATGGAATAAAAAAAATAAGAATCACAGGTGGTGAGCCATTAGTAAGAGATGATTTATATAAACTAATAGAGATGATATCTTCTTATAAACATGATATTGATTTAGCTCTTACAACAAATGGATACTTACTAAAACAACAAATACCAAAATTAAAAAAAGCTGGATTAAAAAGGGTAAATATATCAATTGATTCACTAGAAAAAGAGACTTTTGGGTACCTTACTAAAAAAGATGTACTATCAAAAGTTTTAGAAGGTATTGATTTGGCAATTAATTCAGGAATAAAAGTAAAACTAAACAGTGTAATCTTAAAAAACATAAATGAAAATGAGATTATAAACCTATATAATTTTGCAAAAAATAAAAATATTCAAATTAGATATATTGAGTATATGGAAAATGAAAATGCCTATTCAAATTTAAAAACCCTATCAAGTAAAGAGATACTTAAAACAATTAAAAATATTACAAATATAAAAGAAGTAGATTCAAAAGTAAATTCTGCTGCAAAAATTTACGAAGATGAGGATGGATATTGTTTTGGTATTATAGAACCTTATGATGATTCTTTTTGTAAAACTTGCAATAGAATAAGACTTAGTGCGAATGGCGACTTGATTCCATGTCTATATTATGAAGACTCATCAAATATCAAAAACTCATTAGAAGATGATAAAAAAATAGTAAATATTATAAAAGAAGTCATAGCAAAAAGACCTGAAAAAAATAAATGGTCTTATTCAAATAAACTTGAAAAAGTAGAAAAAGAGATATCATCTAGAGCCTTTTATTTTACTGGTGGATAA
- a CDS encoding plasminogen-binding N-terminal domain-containing protein, which translates to MKLLTKTLFALFATSILSQGLLAKTTICYKKDWKSPATIETTKLDGGECKNELSYKDMLSQGWFLKDIKIEKGTKGLNYIYVFSDKEIVSINNSDLLNNKYQKLDYRAIASRISDVNEETAKIDIGNLRVGQSAIIQHFYKNNQSLIVSNAYVIDSNETSSTIKFIPFLDIKQNALPTSNRKPQNGDVAIVNYLYNASLIVAPSQDAFTATREKFRDNNFIHSDLFAVYLKNEGIPLPSKKVIQDYAISQNLGTIFFIIDSTVYIVDAKTFAILQKDTIAYNFVENKKMPFYTRIEKIESNIINSVLDYKSWLGKIEEFLGADNRTEEEILLEDQIASGELKIDAAIYANYYKTILGIK; encoded by the coding sequence ATGAAACTTTTAACAAAAACCCTATTTGCTTTATTTGCAACATCAATCCTTTCACAAGGTTTATTGGCAAAAACAACAATTTGTTATAAAAAAGACTGGAAATCTCCTGCTACTATTGAAACAACAAAATTAGATGGTGGTGAGTGTAAAAATGAGTTATCTTATAAAGATATGTTAAGTCAAGGTTGGTTTTTAAAAGATATTAAAATTGAAAAAGGAACTAAAGGACTTAATTATATTTATGTATTTTCAGATAAAGAGATAGTAAGTATAAACAATAGTGATTTATTAAATAACAAATATCAAAAACTAGATTATAGAGCAATAGCTTCAAGAATCAGTGATGTAAATGAAGAAACAGCTAAAATTGATATTGGAAACTTAAGAGTTGGACAAAGTGCAATTATTCAACATTTTTATAAGAATAATCAATCCCTTATAGTTTCAAATGCATATGTAATAGATTCAAACGAGACTAGCTCAACAATCAAATTTATCCCCTTTTTAGATATTAAACAAAATGCTTTACCAACTTCAAATAGAAAACCTCAAAATGGAGATGTAGCTATAGTAAACTATCTTTACAACGCTTCTTTAATTGTTGCTCCATCTCAAGATGCATTTACAGCAACAAGGGAAAAATTTAGAGATAACAACTTTATCCACTCTGATTTATTTGCAGTATATTTAAAAAATGAAGGTATCCCTTTACCATCTAAGAAAGTTATTCAAGATTATGCTATTTCTCAAAACTTAGGAACTATCTTTTTTATAATAGATAGTACAGTTTATATTGTAGATGCTAAAACTTTTGCAATTTTACAAAAAGACACTATTGCATATAATTTTGTAGAAAATAAAAAAATGCCATTTTATACAAGAATTGAAAAAATTGAGAGCAATATTATAAACTCAGTTTTAGATTATAAAAGCTGGCTTGGAAAAATAGAAGAGTTTTTAGGTGCTGACAATAGAACAGAAGAGGAGATTTTATTAGAAGATCAAATCGCTTCTGGAGAGTTAAAAATTGATGCTGCAATCTATGCAAACTACTATAAAACAATTTTAGGTATAAAATAA